The following are from one region of the Cystobacter ferrugineus genome:
- a CDS encoding alpha/beta hydrolase family protein, protein MPPAPIARILAAPPTPMVRVSPDHQTMALLGRENLPTIANVSKPILRLGGYRIDPATNGPAEVRVQWLDSLSFQDVASGKVTPVRLPADVRFFAPYWSPDGKRLALIVQQPDGLVLWVAERDGSARPLVTGLNAAFGTPYDWTPDSRALIVRRVKADRGAPPVAFGTPTGPIVEENIGRVAAARTYQDLLQNATDEALFEHYFTGQLERVPLDGSTPRAIGAPGLITHFSVSPDGRYLLTETLKRPYSYLLPAPLFPTVIAVSTLDGQPVKTIADRPLADDLPVDFDATVKGPREVEWRSDAPATLLWAEALDGGDPKANVPFHDRLWMQAAPFDAAPVKLADLQNRFARILWGRGDHALVIDRKWKTRTERRSAVDPSRPGTARLIAERNYQDKYGDPGMPLLEDNAAGKPVMRYTPDGRALFVSGEGATREGSFPFLDRQALADGKATRLWVAKAPYYEDVVALLDEGGSRILTRRESAKETPNYFIRTVKTGKAKAVTAFTDPAPIFAGVTQKTITYARADGLPLSGTLYLPAGYEPKRDGPLPTLLWAYPAEYTDPKVAGQTVDQGNRFTRPRGSSHLFMLTQGYAVLDGPAMPIIGANGAEPNDTYIEQLKADAEAAVDAVVKLGVADRHRLAVGGHSYGAFMTANLLAHTDLFRAGIARSGAYNRTLTPFGFQSEQRTYWQATDIYTKMSPFTFAHRINEPMLLIHGGADDNQGTFPVQSERFYAALKGNGATVRYVVLPNEPHGYRAMESTGHTLWEMAHWLDRYVKNAPAPVAGGRPEAQ, encoded by the coding sequence ATGCCTCCCGCGCCGATCGCGCGGATCCTCGCGGCGCCTCCCACGCCGATGGTGCGCGTGAGTCCGGATCACCAGACGATGGCGCTCCTGGGCCGCGAGAACCTGCCGACCATCGCCAACGTGTCGAAGCCAATCCTTCGGCTGGGCGGCTACCGCATCGATCCGGCCACCAACGGACCGGCGGAGGTGCGCGTGCAGTGGCTCGACTCGCTGTCCTTCCAGGATGTGGCGAGCGGGAAGGTGACACCGGTGCGCTTGCCAGCCGACGTGCGTTTCTTCGCGCCGTACTGGTCTCCGGACGGCAAGCGGCTCGCGCTCATCGTCCAGCAGCCGGACGGGCTGGTGCTGTGGGTGGCGGAGCGGGACGGCTCGGCGCGACCCCTGGTGACGGGGCTGAATGCCGCCTTCGGCACGCCCTACGACTGGACGCCGGACAGCCGCGCCCTGATCGTGCGGCGGGTGAAGGCGGATCGAGGCGCACCACCGGTCGCCTTCGGCACGCCCACCGGCCCGATCGTGGAGGAGAACATCGGCCGGGTGGCGGCCGCGCGCACCTATCAAGACCTGCTCCAGAACGCGACGGACGAGGCGCTGTTCGAGCATTACTTCACCGGCCAGCTCGAGCGCGTTCCCCTCGATGGCTCGACACCGCGGGCGATCGGCGCGCCGGGGCTGATCACCCACTTCTCCGTGTCGCCAGACGGCCGCTATCTGCTCACCGAAACGCTGAAGCGGCCCTATTCCTACCTGCTGCCCGCCCCCTTGTTCCCCACGGTGATCGCGGTGTCGACCCTCGACGGGCAGCCGGTGAAGACGATCGCCGACCGGCCGCTGGCGGATGACCTGCCAGTTGATTTCGATGCGACCGTCAAGGGTCCGCGCGAGGTGGAGTGGCGCTCGGATGCTCCGGCGACGCTGCTCTGGGCCGAGGCCCTGGATGGGGGCGATCCCAAGGCGAACGTGCCCTTCCATGATCGGCTGTGGATGCAGGCGGCCCCGTTCGACGCGGCGCCGGTGAAGCTCGCGGACCTCCAGAACCGGTTCGCGAGGATCCTCTGGGGCCGTGGCGATCATGCGCTGGTGATCGATCGCAAGTGGAAGACGCGCACCGAGCGGCGCTCGGCGGTGGATCCCTCCAGGCCCGGCACGGCGCGGCTGATCGCGGAGCGCAACTACCAGGACAAGTATGGCGATCCCGGGATGCCGCTGCTGGAGGACAACGCCGCGGGCAAGCCGGTGATGCGCTACACGCCCGATGGGCGCGCCCTCTTCGTGTCGGGCGAGGGCGCGACCCGCGAGGGTTCCTTTCCCTTCCTCGATCGGCAGGCGCTCGCGGACGGCAAGGCGACGCGGCTGTGGGTGGCCAAGGCCCCCTACTATGAGGACGTGGTGGCGCTGCTCGATGAGGGCGGCAGCCGCATCCTGACCCGGCGCGAGAGCGCGAAGGAGACGCCGAACTACTTCATCCGCACGGTGAAGACCGGCAAGGCCAAGGCGGTCACCGCCTTCACGGATCCGGCGCCGATCTTCGCGGGCGTCACCCAGAAGACCATCACCTATGCCCGGGCGGATGGACTGCCCCTGTCGGGCACGCTCTATCTGCCGGCTGGCTATGAGCCAAAGCGGGACGGGCCGCTGCCGACGCTGCTGTGGGCCTATCCGGCCGAGTACACGGATCCCAAGGTCGCAGGGCAGACGGTGGATCAGGGCAACCGCTTCACCCGCCCGCGCGGCTCCAGCCACCTGTTCATGCTGACCCAGGGCTATGCGGTGCTGGATGGTCCCGCCATGCCGATCATCGGCGCGAACGGGGCCGAGCCCAACGACACCTATATCGAGCAACTCAAGGCGGACGCCGAGGCCGCGGTCGACGCGGTGGTGAAGCTGGGCGTGGCGGATCGCCACCGCCTGGCGGTGGGGGGTCACAGCTATGGCGCCTTCATGACGGCCAACCTGCTCGCCCATACCGACCTGTTCCGCGCGGGCATCGCGCGCTCGGGCGCGTACAACCGGACGCTCACCCCGTTCGGCTTCCAGTCGGAGCAGCGCACCTACTGGCAGGCGACGGACATCTACACGAAGATGAGCCCGTTCACCTTCGCCCATCGAATCAACGAGCCCATGCTGCTGATCCATGGCGGGGCGGACGACAACCAGGGCACCTTCCCGGTCCAGTCGGAGCGCTTCTACGCCGCGCTCAAGGGCAATGGCGCGACCGTGCGCTACGTCGTGTTGCCGAACGAGCCGCATGGCTACCGCGCGATGGAGTCGACCGGGCACACGCTCTGGGAGATGGCCCACTGGCTCGACCGCTACGTGAAGAACGCGCCCGCCCCCGTGGCCGGTGGAAGGCCGGAGGCGCAATAG
- a CDS encoding GAF domain-containing sensor histidine kinase has translation MDSEKKESTPEQRDRMLQALEELLEITPTDVESAMNQVAQCVIELTSADKVDVFLFEPSTTSLVAVGTSDSPLGRKQKALGLDRLPLANGGRTVEVFQTGKTWHHPRQDEDPGELVGLKQALGIRSHIGVLIEVGDKPRGVLDVQSRTPDFFNADDVRFLETAARWVGVVTHRVELSEALTKAALEQGRRAAAEELITILAHDMGNHLTPMRIRLELIHRRAAREKAVPYLRDVEAAEQSLKALSRLISDLMDVGRLEQGLFTLNQYPVDLVALSEEVAKVASTPGKEVQLTGMQELVAQADPARLRQALENLVANAQKYSPAGLPVSIDINRQQRENGAWALVSVKDQGPGIAPEVMPRLFERFAKGPGSTGLGLGLYLVRSIAEAHGGTLTVQSELGKGALFVLELPLVEE, from the coding sequence ATGGACTCCGAGAAGAAGGAAAGTACACCGGAGCAGCGAGACCGGATGCTCCAGGCGCTCGAGGAGTTGCTGGAGATCACGCCCACGGATGTGGAGTCGGCGATGAACCAGGTCGCCCAGTGCGTCATCGAGCTCACCAGCGCCGACAAGGTCGACGTGTTCCTCTTCGAGCCGTCCACCACCAGCCTCGTCGCCGTGGGGACGAGTGACAGCCCGCTGGGCAGGAAACAGAAGGCCTTGGGATTGGACCGTCTGCCCCTCGCCAATGGAGGGCGAACCGTGGAGGTCTTCCAGACGGGCAAGACGTGGCATCACCCCCGCCAGGATGAGGATCCCGGCGAGCTGGTGGGATTGAAACAAGCGCTTGGCATCCGCTCACACATCGGAGTCCTCATCGAGGTGGGAGACAAACCCCGGGGAGTGCTCGACGTGCAATCCCGCACGCCGGACTTCTTCAACGCCGACGATGTGCGCTTCCTCGAAACGGCGGCCCGGTGGGTGGGCGTCGTGACCCACCGGGTCGAGCTCAGCGAAGCACTGACCAAGGCGGCCCTGGAGCAGGGACGCCGCGCCGCCGCCGAGGAACTCATCACCATCCTGGCGCACGACATGGGCAACCACCTGACGCCCATGCGGATCCGCCTCGAGCTGATCCACCGGCGCGCGGCCCGCGAGAAGGCCGTGCCCTACCTGCGCGATGTCGAAGCCGCCGAGCAATCACTCAAGGCGCTCAGCCGGCTCATCTCGGACCTCATGGACGTGGGGCGGCTGGAGCAGGGACTCTTCACCCTGAATCAGTACCCCGTGGATCTGGTGGCGCTCTCCGAGGAGGTGGCCAAGGTGGCCAGCACCCCCGGCAAGGAGGTCCAGCTCACCGGCATGCAGGAGCTGGTGGCGCAAGCGGATCCGGCCCGCCTCCGCCAGGCGCTCGAGAACCTGGTGGCCAATGCGCAGAAGTACTCCCCAGCCGGCCTTCCCGTCAGCATCGACATCAACCGCCAGCAGCGCGAGAACGGAGCGTGGGCACTGGTCTCGGTGAAGGACCAGGGACCCGGCATCGCCCCGGAGGTGATGCCCCGGCTCTTCGAGCGCTTCGCCAAGGGACCGGGCTCCACGGGGCTCGGCCTCGGGCTGTACCTCGTCCGCAGCATCGCCGAGGCGCACGGCGGCACGCTGACGGTGCAGTCGGAGCTCGGCAAGGGAGCCCTCTTCGTCCTGGAGCTGCCGCTCGTCGAGGAGTGA
- a CDS encoding ATP-binding protein: MISPLLPPDEPRRLQALLRLGLLDTPAEERFDRIVRMAARMFQVPISLVSLLDESRQWFKAKVGLDTPSTARGISFCGHAILTPRTFVVRDALEDPRFSDNPLVTGTPHVRFYAGHPIHASDGSPVGTLCLLDRRARDFSQAERQQLEDLASWVELELNALSMKEARTALAQQERFFELSVDMLCIAGLDGTFRQLGQAWTRTLGYSEQVLLTRSLLELVHEEDRAATAEWLARGARGELLPCFEQRCRGQDGTWHWLQWNATVNVEEGIFYGVARNITEQKRLEAEHRQVELMKSEFVSTVSHELRTPLTSIRGSLGLLEGGILGELPPQAQDMVRIARTNTERLIRLINDILDLEKMESGKLDFQLEPLELGTLLAQAVEAHQGYAEECDARVELALEAPGARALVDGDRFLQVLANLLSNALKFSPRGERVTLRLERVGSRLRVSVEDHGPGIPESFRARIFEKFAQADGSDSRRKGGTGLGLSITRALVTQLGGSLDFVSREGVGTTFRVELPEWHAPAAPRDPPVPHREKTAVEPGPESGRPRLLHVEADADNRRVVADVLRDVADVVPARGLPEAVSALRAEPFPLVIAENVLPEGGLLPLEPLLAAAPVVLFSVREAEPELTRQVSAVLVKSRATNEELRAAVLRLLRASSLRSPPPPPSSAS, encoded by the coding sequence ATGATCTCCCCCCTCCTGCCGCCCGATGAACCCAGGCGTCTCCAGGCCCTGTTGCGCCTGGGCCTGCTGGACACCCCGGCCGAGGAGCGCTTCGACCGCATCGTCCGGATGGCGGCGCGGATGTTCCAGGTTCCCATCTCCCTCGTCTCGCTGCTGGACGAGTCGCGGCAGTGGTTCAAGGCGAAGGTGGGCCTGGATACGCCCTCCACGGCGCGTGGCATCTCCTTCTGCGGCCACGCCATCCTCACCCCCCGCACCTTCGTGGTGCGCGACGCCCTGGAGGATCCGCGCTTCTCCGACAACCCGCTCGTCACGGGCACGCCCCACGTGCGCTTCTACGCGGGCCATCCCATCCACGCCTCGGACGGCAGCCCCGTGGGGACGCTCTGTCTCCTCGATCGCCGGGCGCGCGACTTCTCCCAGGCGGAGCGCCAGCAGTTGGAGGACCTGGCCTCGTGGGTGGAGCTGGAACTCAATGCCCTCTCCATGAAGGAGGCGCGCACCGCGCTGGCCCAGCAGGAGCGCTTCTTCGAGCTGTCGGTGGACATGCTCTGCATCGCCGGGCTGGATGGAACCTTCCGGCAACTCGGCCAGGCGTGGACCCGCACGCTCGGCTACTCCGAGCAGGTGCTGTTGACGCGGTCGCTGCTGGAGCTGGTGCACGAGGAGGATCGGGCCGCCACCGCCGAGTGGCTGGCGCGCGGGGCCCGGGGCGAGCTCCTCCCTTGCTTCGAGCAGCGCTGCCGGGGCCAGGACGGCACCTGGCATTGGCTCCAGTGGAACGCCACCGTCAACGTGGAGGAAGGCATCTTCTACGGGGTGGCGCGCAACATCACCGAGCAGAAGCGCCTGGAGGCCGAGCACCGCCAGGTGGAGCTGATGAAGAGCGAGTTCGTCTCCACCGTCAGCCATGAGCTGCGCACGCCCCTGACGTCCATCCGCGGCTCACTCGGCCTGTTGGAGGGGGGCATCCTCGGGGAGCTGCCTCCCCAGGCCCAGGACATGGTGCGCATCGCTCGGACCAACACCGAGCGCCTCATCCGCCTCATCAACGACATCCTCGATCTGGAGAAGATGGAGTCGGGGAAGCTGGACTTCCAGCTCGAGCCCCTGGAGCTGGGCACGCTGCTCGCCCAGGCCGTCGAGGCGCACCAGGGTTACGCGGAGGAGTGCGACGCCCGGGTGGAGCTGGCGCTGGAGGCACCCGGCGCCCGGGCCCTCGTCGATGGGGACCGCTTCCTCCAGGTGCTGGCCAACCTGTTGTCCAACGCGCTCAAGTTCTCCCCGCGCGGCGAGCGCGTCACGCTGCGGCTGGAGCGCGTGGGTTCGCGGCTGCGCGTGAGCGTGGAGGATCACGGGCCGGGCATTCCCGAGTCCTTCCGCGCGCGCATCTTCGAGAAGTTCGCCCAGGCGGATGGCTCGGACAGCCGGCGAAAGGGAGGCACCGGCCTGGGGCTCTCCATCACCCGGGCGCTGGTGACGCAGCTCGGAGGCTCGCTGGATTTCGTCTCGCGCGAGGGCGTCGGCACCACCTTCCGGGTGGAGCTGCCCGAGTGGCACGCCCCGGCGGCCCCCCGCGACCCTCCCGTGCCGCACCGGGAGAAGACGGCCGTGGAGCCTGGACCAGAGTCTGGACGTCCTCGCCTGTTGCACGTGGAGGCGGACGCGGACAACCGCCGCGTGGTGGCGGACGTGTTGAGGGACGTGGCGGACGTGGTCCCCGCGCGTGGCCTGCCAGAGGCCGTGTCCGCGCTCCGCGCCGAGCCCTTCCCTTTGGTCATCGCCGAGAACGTCCTGCCCGAGGGCGGGCTGCTTCCCCTGGAACCACTGCTCGCCGCCGCCCCGGTGGTGCTCTTCTCCGTGCGCGAGGCCGAACCGGAGCTGACTCGCCAGGTGTCCGCCGTGCTGGTGAAGTCCCGTGCCACCAATGAGGAGCTGCGCGCCGCCGTCCTCCGCCTGCTGCGAGCCTCCTCCCTCCGCTCCCCTCCCCCACCTCCGAGCAGCGCCTCCTGA
- a CDS encoding DUF5335 family protein, with translation MATHINQEIPRERWAEYLAQLSKQEHDECVRVESINPEMGDQPLSEPLPLIHIALETKGSGAGTVEIIVGRENAEITHRILEPERLVAELNGSGGTLECLEICERGNGKTLIFFERASAFDDMAAPI, from the coding sequence ATGGCGACACATATCAACCAGGAGATTCCCCGGGAGCGATGGGCGGAGTACCTCGCTCAGCTCAGCAAGCAGGAGCACGATGAATGCGTGCGCGTCGAGTCCATCAACCCCGAGATGGGAGACCAGCCCCTGTCCGAGCCCCTGCCGCTCATCCACATCGCGCTGGAGACCAAGGGCAGTGGCGCGGGCACGGTGGAGATCATCGTGGGCCGCGAGAACGCGGAAATCACCCATCGCATCCTCGAACCGGAGCGCCTCGTCGCCGAGCTGAATGGGAGTGGCGGAACGTTGGAGTGTCTGGAGATCTGTGAGCGTGGAAATGGCAAGACGCTCATCTTCTTCGAGCGCGCCTCCGCCTTCGATGACATGGCGGCCCCGATTTGA
- a CDS encoding DUF2277 domain-containing protein, with amino-acid sequence MCRNIKPLFNFAPPATDEDIRAAALQFVRKIAGTRKPSKQNTDAFDIAVEEIFQSSKRMLEGLVATTPPRDRVSFEAARRLRFKKAEPR; translated from the coding sequence ATGTGCCGGAACATCAAGCCCCTGTTCAACTTCGCGCCTCCCGCCACTGACGAAGACATCCGCGCGGCGGCGCTGCAGTTCGTCCGCAAGATCGCCGGCACTCGCAAGCCGTCGAAACAAAACACCGACGCCTTCGACATCGCCGTCGAGGAGATCTTCCAGAGCTCCAAACGCATGCTCGAGGGGCTGGTGGCGACGACTCCACCCCGGGATCGCGTGAGCTTCGAGGCGGCCAGGCGGCTGCGCTTCAAGAAGGCCGAGCCCCGCTGA
- a CDS encoding patatin-like phospholipase family protein — translation MKPDKVDLVFEGGGVKGIALVGAVEYLEKMGLKPQNVVGTSAGAIVAALVAAGYSARDVRGIVEGLDYRRFRDMSRLDRLPMIGPALSLLREKGLYEGAYLESWLRKLLAESPRQVHTFKDLHWEDEEGREVDPKHRYRLQVIATDLSRRKQLVLPRDIQDYGRDPEQLDVAWAVRMSMSIPLFFEPVRLEDGQGRTSFIVDGGVLSNFPVDILDDGSAQPRWPTLGLKLVERTRADGREEVVPCRIQGPLSLLKAVISTMLEAHDTRYIEQKNFDRTIAIPTLGVRTTDFGLREDQVHALYQAGHAAAERFLETWDFQEWIRKYRLLDQPRQETASPSAQENIKALAAAM, via the coding sequence ATGAAACCCGACAAGGTGGATCTGGTGTTCGAGGGGGGAGGCGTCAAGGGCATCGCCCTGGTCGGTGCCGTCGAGTACCTGGAGAAGATGGGGCTGAAGCCGCAGAACGTCGTGGGCACCTCGGCCGGAGCCATCGTCGCGGCGCTGGTGGCGGCGGGGTACTCGGCGAGGGACGTGCGCGGCATCGTGGAGGGGCTCGACTACCGGCGCTTCCGGGACATGAGCCGCCTGGATCGGCTCCCGATGATCGGTCCCGCGCTGAGCCTGCTCCGGGAGAAGGGTCTCTATGAGGGCGCCTACCTCGAGAGCTGGTTGCGCAAGCTGCTGGCCGAGTCGCCTCGCCAGGTGCACACCTTCAAGGATCTGCACTGGGAGGACGAGGAGGGAAGGGAGGTCGACCCGAAGCATCGCTACAGGCTTCAGGTCATCGCCACGGATCTCTCCCGGCGCAAGCAGCTCGTCCTGCCGAGGGACATCCAGGACTATGGGAGGGATCCCGAACAGCTCGACGTGGCCTGGGCGGTGCGGATGAGCATGAGCATCCCCCTCTTCTTCGAGCCCGTGCGCCTCGAGGATGGCCAGGGCCGCACGAGCTTCATCGTGGACGGCGGCGTGCTCAGCAACTTCCCCGTCGACATCCTCGATGACGGGAGCGCCCAGCCGCGGTGGCCCACGCTCGGGCTCAAGCTGGTGGAGCGGACGCGGGCGGATGGCCGGGAAGAGGTGGTGCCGTGCCGCATCCAGGGCCCCCTCTCGCTGCTCAAGGCGGTGATCTCCACCATGCTCGAGGCGCATGACACGCGCTACATCGAGCAGAAGAACTTCGATCGCACCATCGCCATCCCCACCCTGGGCGTGAGGACCACGGACTTTGGTCTCCGAGAGGACCAGGTCCACGCGCTGTACCAGGCGGGCCATGCGGCCGCCGAGCGGTTCCTCGAGACGTGGGACTTCCAGGAGTGGATCCGCAAGTACCGCCTGCTCGACCAGCCGCGTCAGGAGACCGCGAGCCCGAGTGCCCAGGAGAATATCAAGGCCCTGGCGGCGGCGATGTGA